The [Limnothrix rosea] IAM M-220 genome includes the window TAATGGCTGTTGATAGGCGGCCTCAAATGCCTTGAGTGCTTTACCACTTTCTTCAATAACCCATTCGCCAATGGGCAAAATGAGGGAGGTCGATTCGGCTAGGGCAATGAAAATATCGGGACGAATAAATCCGCGGGAGGGACTTTGCCAACGAATGAGGGCTTCAAATCCGGCGATCGCCCCAGTTTGTAGATTAACAATGGGCTGGTAATGGAGACAAAACTGTTTTTCGGCGATCGCCATGCGCAGCTCACTTTCCATGCGGATCAGATCAACGGCTTGGTCTATGCGACGATTTAAATCAATGGCTGGCTGGGTCAACATCTCATTGGCCGTCGGTTCAAGGGGTTTGCCATGCATCCGCCAAGAGGTTTCTGACCGGAAGTAGCGCATCACCACAAATAGCAACATCCGCAAAATCGGATCGGCAGAGTCAACGCGCATATTGACCTGCTCTTTGGTAACAATAGTCAAAAGAACGTCAGTGTTGGCCACCGCCGCCGCAGAGCGGGTTCGTCCATCTACAAGGGCCAATTCTCCAAACATAATTCCCTGTTTGAGAACGTTTAGGACAACGGGCTTATCATCGATGACCGTCGAGATCTCCACCTCACCTTCTTCGATAATGTAGGCGTAGTCGCCCGGATCACCCTCTCTGAAGATGAATTCTCCGGCTAAAACGTGCCGCCTCTCAAGTCCTTCGTAGCGTCCCTGTGTTTCCATGAAGTGCGATTAAATCCACGCTGTGCAGTGCTGGTAGTCACCATTGCTATTAAGTCTATAACACTCTTTATGCATCGCTTTGTGGATACCACAATCTTTCAATGTGTTTGGCGATCGCCGTGAGTTGCTCCGGATTACTTGTTTCGCTTAGGACGGTCACATGGCCTAATTTTCGACCGGGACTAGCCCCACTTTTGCCATACCAATGGACACGACTATTCGGGAACTGAATGAGTAGCTGTCGTCGATGAATATAGTCACTGTCGCTATGTTCAAAACCCAGTAAATTGACCATCACCGCCCCTGCTGTTAGCAACTTTGGATTTCCCAAAGGCAGTTCGGCGATCGCCTGGAGTTGCATGGCAAACTGAGATGTCTGACAGGCATCCAAACTAAAATGTCCAGAGTTGTGGGTGCGAGGGGCAATTTCGTTAACGAGAACTTCTCCGGCGGCAGTAAGAAATAACTCAATACCCATAATGCCCACTAACCCTAGATTTTGCGCCAAATGTCGAGCAATATTAGTCACTTTTTCGGCGACCGTTTTACTAATGGCAGCCGGGGCGATCGCCCAGTGACAAACTTGATCTATCTGTTGGGTTTCAACCACAGGAAATACCCGTATCTCCCCAGAAAGATTGCGCGCTACCATCACCGCTAATTCCCGCTCAAAAGGGATAAACTCCTCTAACAATAACGCTGTGCCAGCCAATGCTGACGGCAAAGCAGCCAATGCCGCTTGATCCTTTAAAACAAACGTACCCTTACCATCATAGCCATGGCGGCGTGCCTTCAAGACAACCGGATATTGCCAACCCTCCGGCAGGCGATCGCCCAATGACCAAGTTTGATAACGAGGCACAGGAATATCAAACCTTTCACAACAAAGACGCTGATCATATTTATCCAGTAACGGCGCTAAAAAATCTAAAGTCGGACGAAAACTTGCCCCTTTGCCCACCAACTTACCAAGGGCATCAAGATCAACAAATTCATTTTCAAAGGTCACCACATCACAATGCTCTGCTAATTTCCCCGTGGCCGTCACGTCCTGCACATCAGCCAAAATCACATGATCTGCCTGAGAGACAGCAGGATCATTAGCATTCGGTGTCTGCAACCATAATTCCAAGCCAAGGCTGCGTGCTTCTGCACCCATCATCCATGCGAGTTGACCACCACCGATCACCCCTACTCGCTGTTTCATAACCCAAAGCACCTCTTTTGTCGCCAGACTGTTAATCCTAGTCCCGCATCCATTAAAGGGCAAGATATTTACACCATCAAGGAAAAGATAAATGAGTTTAAAAACGGCGAGAAAGCGTTACAGAATTAGGCTTTCGCATTGAGGATATTAATTTGGCTTTCATAGCTTTTGACTTTGCTATTCAGCTCCCGGATACGACGGGACAGCGCACGGGTAACATTTACCGCAATTTCTGGCGTTTCTTCAATGGCATCGATGAGCTGTAGTTGATTGAGAGTGAGACAATCACATTTTTCAAGGGTTGTCACGGATGCAGAGCGCGGCTCCGCGTCAAATAAGGCCATTTCGCCAAAAATCGAGCCCTGCTCCAGCTGCACCAGTTCCTGATCACCAATATGCACCCGCACGCGACCAGACACCACAATATATAGCGATCGCCCCTCCTCTCCCTGCTCAAAAATCGTATGGCTCGAAGGAAAAGAAAGCTCATCCATGACCGAGGCCAGCTTAACGAGAAACTCATCCCGAAGCTCCTGAAAGATCGAGACTCTGCGAATAAATAACAATCGGTCGAAACTACTTAACATTGCTCATGGCGAGAGGGGGAGACGGCAGTCTTACTAAAACCTTAACCCAAGGCGTCTAATTCTAAACGTAATTGTTCAACTTGCGCGTTTACGATTGGGTTTGGATCGTTCGTGAGGGTCGGCAACAACTCCAAGCAAATACGCGGGCTTGCCTCTTTAAGGTATGCCAAGACTGCTTCTCGAACAAAACTATTGGGGTGACGCAAACAGACTAAAACGGCATCCTGTC containing:
- a CDS encoding EAL domain-containing protein; this translates as METQGRYEGLERRHVLAGEFIFREGDPGDYAYIIEEGEVEISTVIDDKPVVLNVLKQGIMFGELALVDGRTRSAAAVANTDVLLTIVTKEQVNMRVDSADPILRMLLFVVMRYFRSETSWRMHGKPLEPTANEMLTQPAIDLNRRIDQAVDLIRMESELRMAIAEKQFCLHYQPIVNLQTGAIAGFEALIRWQSPSRGFIRPDIFIALAESTSLILPIGEWVIEESGKALKAFEAAYQQPLFMSINIASRQIEEPTFIQTLVKKVKELNIENRQIKLEILERSLFNSELAQRWIQDIRKLGFLVALDDFGTGYSSLQYLNDYHLDNIKIDKSFVGGLGSKSKSSSLCAAMINLAEALEMSVIAEGIECAEQATALKELGCLFGQGYHFSRPMVFEDVLVALKQSSLPFVS
- a CDS encoding cyclic nucleotide-binding domain-containing protein yields the protein MLSSFDRLLFIRRVSIFQELRDEFLVKLASVMDELSFPSSHTIFEQGEEGRSLYIVVSGRVRVHIGDQELVQLEQGSIFGEMALFDAEPRSASVTTLEKCDCLTLNQLQLIDAIEETPEIAVNVTRALSRRIRELNSKVKSYESQINILNAKA
- a CDS encoding 5-(carboxyamino)imidazole ribonucleotide synthase, with product MKQRVGVIGGGQLAWMMGAEARSLGLELWLQTPNANDPAVSQADHVILADVQDVTATGKLAEHCDVVTFENEFVDLDALGKLVGKGASFRPTLDFLAPLLDKYDQRLCCERFDIPVPRYQTWSLGDRLPEGWQYPVVLKARRHGYDGKGTFVLKDQAALAALPSALAGTALLLEEFIPFERELAVMVARNLSGEIRVFPVVETQQIDQVCHWAIAPAAISKTVAEKVTNIARHLAQNLGLVGIMGIELFLTAAGEVLVNEIAPRTHNSGHFSLDACQTSQFAMQLQAIAELPLGNPKLLTAGAVMVNLLGFEHSDSDYIHRRQLLIQFPNSRVHWYGKSGASPGRKLGHVTVLSETSNPEQLTAIAKHIERLWYPQSDA